The Pseudarthrobacter sulfonivorans genome includes a window with the following:
- a CDS encoding MIP/aquaporin family protein, translating into MTTPVPVHRDPAPGLTAGSGAEIRHGLVSRLSAEAFGSLFIVVAGLGVPLFSIPQSSPLPAALAAGLAVTAAMLAFGYVSGGHFNPAVTVGHAVAGRIRLGDAAAYIGAQLVGGLLGALALFGILRTLPGIQDSRTAFDTVTAGFGEHSIIQAPLAGVLLLEVLGAAILVAVFLGTTARNNVNKTAAAVAVGLAFAVLLQLGLSVGNAPFNPARATASAVFSSSWSLEQLWLFWVAPLAGAAIAGLVFRGFAEPVAAVTASAAGSAADGSVDDGSEADDVVDFDDDEDADEEDADVDGVVADESAAVPAKAPAPATPAPAHAAADEPDNHDEAQEFFDGKRG; encoded by the coding sequence ATGACCACGCCTGTGCCCGTCCACCGTGATCCCGCCCCCGGGCTGACTGCCGGCAGCGGTGCCGAAATCCGGCACGGGCTGGTGTCCAGGCTGTCTGCCGAAGCCTTTGGCAGCCTTTTCATCGTGGTGGCAGGCCTGGGCGTGCCGCTGTTCTCCATCCCGCAGTCCAGCCCGCTGCCCGCCGCGCTCGCAGCAGGCCTGGCAGTGACCGCGGCGATGCTGGCCTTCGGCTACGTTTCCGGCGGACACTTCAACCCGGCGGTGACCGTTGGCCACGCCGTCGCCGGCCGGATCCGGCTCGGTGACGCCGCTGCTTACATCGGCGCGCAGCTGGTGGGCGGGCTTCTCGGCGCCCTCGCACTCTTCGGCATCCTGCGCACACTGCCGGGCATCCAGGACAGCCGCACGGCGTTCGACACCGTGACCGCCGGATTCGGCGAACATTCCATCATCCAGGCGCCCCTCGCCGGCGTGCTCCTGCTGGAAGTGCTCGGGGCCGCCATCCTGGTTGCAGTCTTCCTGGGCACCACCGCACGCAACAACGTCAACAAAACGGCAGCCGCCGTAGCCGTGGGCCTCGCCTTCGCGGTCCTGCTGCAGCTGGGCCTGTCCGTGGGCAATGCGCCGTTCAACCCCGCCCGCGCCACGGCCTCGGCCGTCTTCAGCTCCAGCTGGTCCCTTGAGCAGCTGTGGCTTTTCTGGGTTGCTCCCTTGGCGGGCGCAGCCATCGCCGGGCTGGTCTTCCGTGGGTTCGCCGAGCCGGTTGCTGCCGTTACTGCTTCGGCCGCTGGATCAGCCGCTGACGGGTCAGTAGATGACGGCAGTGAGGCCGACGACGTTGTGGATTTTGACGACGACGAGGATGCCGACGAGGAGGATGCCGACGTCGATGGCGTCGTCGCCGACGAGTCCGCTGCGGTGCCCGCCAAGGCACCTGCTCCGGCCACGCCCGCACCGGCTCATGCCGCCGCGGACGAGCCGGACAACCACGACGAGGCCCAGGAATTCTTCGACGGAAAGCGCGGCTAG